From a single Sus scrofa isolate TJ Tabasco breed Duroc chromosome 13, Sscrofa11.1, whole genome shotgun sequence genomic region:
- the EFCC1 gene encoding EF-hand and coiled-coil domain-containing protein 1 isoform X9: MELSGPGAEAGVEGAAGDPYQRPARRTQWLLSALAHHYGLDRGVENEIVVLATGLDQYLQEVFHHLDCRGAGRLPRADFRALCAVLGLRADGASATEEAAVDTPVEDTNSRDVIAQDAAAGVDTDDDAEEEARLALRAEPPELTFRQFHARLCGYFGTCAGPRLPRGALSEHIETQIRLRRPRRRRRAPRTPSPDSGQDSERLARLEEENSSLRELVEDLRAALQSSDARCLALQVGLWKSQAGSQEAARSGPEAAARELRQARGALAAAQAHAVRLRRGQAEVRRRAEEARQAVLRSLGRVRELEALARQVPGLQRWVRRLEGELRRYRSEGTQLPTSAPASPEPESRSSEPEDGGTRGPELPPEGAWGSDGSSGSRALDQVDEQLFRSVEGQAASDEEDNDKKWWEEQQPAAEIQTLLARLSSSGSGCDDQTAKKLLTYCSHFSSADHARALGELEARVAMLVEQLGTQGCSGKTLGTPGEEAELQQKVDENEHLRLELQMVEAERVRLSLLEEKLVDVLQLLQRLRDLNISKRALGKILLSTLDACRDPAHGRGNIWALAILDALHQALAGCELLQKEPSVPASAGPALTNSLLISC, from the exons ATGGAGCTCAGCGGCCCGGGCGCGGAAGCCGGCGTGGAAGGCGCGGCGGGCGACCCGTACCAGAGACCCGCGCGGCGCACGCAGTGGCTGCTGAGCGCCCTGGCGCACCACTATGGGCTGGACCGCGGCGTAGAGAATGAGATCGTGGTGCTGGCCACCGGCCTGGACCAGTATCTGCAGGAGGTTTTTCACCACCTGGACTGTCGCGGCGCCGGCCGCCTGCCTCGTGCCGACTTCCGTGCGCTGTGCGCCGTGCTGGGGCTGCGGGCTGACGGAGCCTCTGCCACCGAGGAGGCCGCCGTGGATACGCCCGTCGAAGACACGAACTCCAGGGATGTGATCGCCCAGGACGCGGCCGCTGGGGTGGACACCGACGATGACGCGGAGGAAGAGGCACGCCTGGCACTGCGCGCCGAGCCGCCCGAGCTCACCTTCCGCCAGTTCCACGCGCGCCTGTGCGGCTACTTTGGCACCTGCGCGGGGCCGCGTCTGCCCCGCGGTGCTCTCAGCGAGCACATCGAGACACAGATCCGCCTGcgccgcccgcgccgccgccgtCGCGCTCCCCGCACGCCCAGCCCCGACAGCGGTCAGGATAGCGAGCGCCTGGCCAGGTTGGAGGAGGAAAACAGCAGTCTGCGCGAGCTGGTGGAGGACCTGAGGGCCGCGCTGCAGAGCAGTGACGCGCGCTGCCTTGCGCTGCAG GTCGGCCTCTGGAAAAGCCAGGCGGGCTCCCAGGAGGCGGCGCGCAGCGGGCCCGAAGCGGCGGCGCGGGAACTGCGGCAGGCGAGGGGCGCGCTGGCGGCGGCCCAGGCCCACGCTGTGCGGCTTCGCAGGGGCCAGGCCGAAGTGCGGAGGCGAGCGGAGGAGGCCCGGCAGGCTGTCCTGCGCAGCCTAGGGCGCGTGCGCGAGCTGGAGGCGCTGGCGCGGCAGGTTCCCGGTCTGCAGCGCTGGGTGCGGAGGCTGGAGGGTGAGCTGCGGCGCTACAG GTCAGAGGGCACACAGCTCCCAACCTCAGCACCAGCCAGCCCAGAGCCAGAATCCAGGAGTAGTGAACCTGAGGATGGAGGGACCAGAGGCCCAGAACTCCCACCAGAGGGAGCCTGGGGGTCAGATGGCAGCTCTGGAAGCAGAGCCCTGGACCAAG TGGACGAGCAGCTGTTCCGCTCGGTGGAGGGCCAGGCTGCCTCTGACGAGGAGGACAACGACAAGAAGTGGTGGGAGGAGCAGCAGCCAGCAGCCGAGATCCAGACCCTGCTGGCTCGCCTTTCCAGCAGCGGGAGTGG CTGTGATGACCAGACGGCCAAGAAACTCCTAACTTACTGCAGCCACTTCAGCAGTGCCGACCATGCCCGTGCCCTGGGGGAGCTGGAAGCCCGTGTCGCCATGCTGGTGGAGCAGTTGGGGACCCAAGGCTGCAGTGGGAAGACCCTAGGAACACCTGGGGAGGAG GCAGAGCTGCAACAGAAGGTGGACGAGAATGAGCACCTGAGGCTGGAGCTGCAGATGGTGGAGGCAGAGAGAGTGCGGCTGTCTCTGCTGGAGGAGAAGCTGGTGGACGTGCTACAGCTCCTGCAGAGGCTCCGGGACCTG aacatATCGAAAAGAGCCCTGGGGAAGATTTTGCTGAGCACGCTGGATGCTTGCAGGGACCCCGCACACGGTAG AGGGAACATCTGGGCCCTGGCCATCCTGGATGCCTTGCACCAAGCTCTGGCTGGCTGTGAGCTCTTGCAGAAAGAACCATCGGTGCCAGCCTCTGCAGGTCCTGCACTCACCAACTCCCTTCTCATTTCCTGCTGA
- the EFCC1 gene encoding EF-hand and coiled-coil domain-containing protein 1 isoform X2, with the protein MELSGPGAEAGVEGAAGDPYQRPARRTQWLLSALAHHYGLDRGVENEIVVLATGLDQYLQEVFHHLDCRGAGRLPRADFRALCAVLGLRADGASATEEAAVDTPVEDTNSRDVIAQDAAAGVDTDDDAEEEARLALRAEPPELTFRQFHARLCGYFGTCAGPRLPRGALSEHIETQIRLRRPRRRRRAPRTPSPDSGQDSERLARLEEENSSLRELVEDLRAALQSSDARCLALQVGLWKSQAGSQEAARSGPEAAARELRQARGALAAAQAHAVRLRRGQAEVRRRAEEARQAVLRSLGRVRELEALARQVPGLQRWVRRLEGELRRYRSEGTQLPTSAPASPEPESRSSEPEDGGTRGPELPPEGAWGSDGSSGSRALDQAVDEQLFRSVEGQAASDEEDNDKKWWEEQQPAAEIQTLLARLSSSGSGCDDQTAKKLLTYCSHFSSADHARALGELEARVAMLVEQLGTQGCSGKTLGTPGEEAELQQKVDENEHLRLELQMVEAERVRLSLLEEKLVDVLQLLQRLRDLAAEFQQCQPVPSEIKRTKAGSCLKGPHRLTGRLSGDEPVLTSLTGTTGQGSEGTSGPWPSWMPCTKLWLAVSSCRKNHRCQPLQVLHSPTPFSFPAEVAGPACGHPGQPGHHQTSL; encoded by the exons ATGGAGCTCAGCGGCCCGGGCGCGGAAGCCGGCGTGGAAGGCGCGGCGGGCGACCCGTACCAGAGACCCGCGCGGCGCACGCAGTGGCTGCTGAGCGCCCTGGCGCACCACTATGGGCTGGACCGCGGCGTAGAGAATGAGATCGTGGTGCTGGCCACCGGCCTGGACCAGTATCTGCAGGAGGTTTTTCACCACCTGGACTGTCGCGGCGCCGGCCGCCTGCCTCGTGCCGACTTCCGTGCGCTGTGCGCCGTGCTGGGGCTGCGGGCTGACGGAGCCTCTGCCACCGAGGAGGCCGCCGTGGATACGCCCGTCGAAGACACGAACTCCAGGGATGTGATCGCCCAGGACGCGGCCGCTGGGGTGGACACCGACGATGACGCGGAGGAAGAGGCACGCCTGGCACTGCGCGCCGAGCCGCCCGAGCTCACCTTCCGCCAGTTCCACGCGCGCCTGTGCGGCTACTTTGGCACCTGCGCGGGGCCGCGTCTGCCCCGCGGTGCTCTCAGCGAGCACATCGAGACACAGATCCGCCTGcgccgcccgcgccgccgccgtCGCGCTCCCCGCACGCCCAGCCCCGACAGCGGTCAGGATAGCGAGCGCCTGGCCAGGTTGGAGGAGGAAAACAGCAGTCTGCGCGAGCTGGTGGAGGACCTGAGGGCCGCGCTGCAGAGCAGTGACGCGCGCTGCCTTGCGCTGCAG GTCGGCCTCTGGAAAAGCCAGGCGGGCTCCCAGGAGGCGGCGCGCAGCGGGCCCGAAGCGGCGGCGCGGGAACTGCGGCAGGCGAGGGGCGCGCTGGCGGCGGCCCAGGCCCACGCTGTGCGGCTTCGCAGGGGCCAGGCCGAAGTGCGGAGGCGAGCGGAGGAGGCCCGGCAGGCTGTCCTGCGCAGCCTAGGGCGCGTGCGCGAGCTGGAGGCGCTGGCGCGGCAGGTTCCCGGTCTGCAGCGCTGGGTGCGGAGGCTGGAGGGTGAGCTGCGGCGCTACAG GTCAGAGGGCACACAGCTCCCAACCTCAGCACCAGCCAGCCCAGAGCCAGAATCCAGGAGTAGTGAACCTGAGGATGGAGGGACCAGAGGCCCAGAACTCCCACCAGAGGGAGCCTGGGGGTCAGATGGCAGCTCTGGAAGCAGAGCCCTGGACCAAG CAGTGGACGAGCAGCTGTTCCGCTCGGTGGAGGGCCAGGCTGCCTCTGACGAGGAGGACAACGACAAGAAGTGGTGGGAGGAGCAGCAGCCAGCAGCCGAGATCCAGACCCTGCTGGCTCGCCTTTCCAGCAGCGGGAGTGG CTGTGATGACCAGACGGCCAAGAAACTCCTAACTTACTGCAGCCACTTCAGCAGTGCCGACCATGCCCGTGCCCTGGGGGAGCTGGAAGCCCGTGTCGCCATGCTGGTGGAGCAGTTGGGGACCCAAGGCTGCAGTGGGAAGACCCTAGGAACACCTGGGGAGGAG GCAGAGCTGCAACAGAAGGTGGACGAGAATGAGCACCTGAGGCTGGAGCTGCAGATGGTGGAGGCAGAGAGAGTGCGGCTGTCTCTGCTGGAGGAGAAGCTGGTGGACGTGCTACAGCTCCTGCAGAGGCTCCGGGACCTG GCAGCAGAATTTCAGCAGTGCCAGCCTGTGCCCAGTGAAATCAAGAGGACCAAGGCTGGCTCCTGCCTCAAAGGGCCTCACAGGCTGACAGGGAGACTGTCAGGTGATGAGCCTGTGCTCACTAGCCTCACAGGCACTACCGGGCAGGGCTCAG AGGGAACATCTGGGCCCTGGCCATCCTGGATGCCTTGCACCAAGCTCTGGCTGGCTGTGAGCTCTTGCAGAAAGAACCATCGGTGCCAGCCTCTGCAGGTCCTGCACTCACCAACTCCCTTCTCATTTCCTGCTGAGGTCGCTGGCCCAGCCTGTGGACACCCTGGTCAGCCTGGCCACCATCAGACCAGCCTCTAG
- the EFCC1 gene encoding EF-hand and coiled-coil domain-containing protein 1 isoform X1, whose amino-acid sequence MELSGPGAEAGVEGAAGDPYQRPARRTQWLLSALAHHYGLDRGVENEIVVLATGLDQYLQEVFHHLDCRGAGRLPRADFRALCAVLGLRADGASATEEAAVDTPVEDTNSRDVIAQDAAAGVDTDDDAEEEARLALRAEPPELTFRQFHARLCGYFGTCAGPRLPRGALSEHIETQIRLRRPRRRRRAPRTPSPDSGQDSERLARLEEENSSLRELVEDLRAALQSSDARCLALQVGLWKSQAGSQEAARSGPEAAARELRQARGALAAAQAHAVRLRRGQAEVRRRAEEARQAVLRSLGRVRELEALARQVPGLQRWVRRLEGELRRYRSEGTQLPTSAPASPEPESRSSEPEDGGTRGPELPPEGAWGSDGSSGSRALDQARASPAVDEQLFRSVEGQAASDEEDNDKKWWEEQQPAAEIQTLLARLSSSGSGCDDQTAKKLLTYCSHFSSADHARALGELEARVAMLVEQLGTQGCSGKTLGTPGEEAELQQKVDENEHLRLELQMVEAERVRLSLLEEKLVDVLQLLQRLRDLAAEFQQCQPVPSEIKRTKAGSCLKGPHRLTGRLSGDEPVLTSLTGTTGQGSEGTSGPWPSWMPCTKLWLAVSSCRKNHRCQPLQVLHSPTPFSFPAEVAGPACGHPGQPGHHQTSL is encoded by the exons ATGGAGCTCAGCGGCCCGGGCGCGGAAGCCGGCGTGGAAGGCGCGGCGGGCGACCCGTACCAGAGACCCGCGCGGCGCACGCAGTGGCTGCTGAGCGCCCTGGCGCACCACTATGGGCTGGACCGCGGCGTAGAGAATGAGATCGTGGTGCTGGCCACCGGCCTGGACCAGTATCTGCAGGAGGTTTTTCACCACCTGGACTGTCGCGGCGCCGGCCGCCTGCCTCGTGCCGACTTCCGTGCGCTGTGCGCCGTGCTGGGGCTGCGGGCTGACGGAGCCTCTGCCACCGAGGAGGCCGCCGTGGATACGCCCGTCGAAGACACGAACTCCAGGGATGTGATCGCCCAGGACGCGGCCGCTGGGGTGGACACCGACGATGACGCGGAGGAAGAGGCACGCCTGGCACTGCGCGCCGAGCCGCCCGAGCTCACCTTCCGCCAGTTCCACGCGCGCCTGTGCGGCTACTTTGGCACCTGCGCGGGGCCGCGTCTGCCCCGCGGTGCTCTCAGCGAGCACATCGAGACACAGATCCGCCTGcgccgcccgcgccgccgccgtCGCGCTCCCCGCACGCCCAGCCCCGACAGCGGTCAGGATAGCGAGCGCCTGGCCAGGTTGGAGGAGGAAAACAGCAGTCTGCGCGAGCTGGTGGAGGACCTGAGGGCCGCGCTGCAGAGCAGTGACGCGCGCTGCCTTGCGCTGCAG GTCGGCCTCTGGAAAAGCCAGGCGGGCTCCCAGGAGGCGGCGCGCAGCGGGCCCGAAGCGGCGGCGCGGGAACTGCGGCAGGCGAGGGGCGCGCTGGCGGCGGCCCAGGCCCACGCTGTGCGGCTTCGCAGGGGCCAGGCCGAAGTGCGGAGGCGAGCGGAGGAGGCCCGGCAGGCTGTCCTGCGCAGCCTAGGGCGCGTGCGCGAGCTGGAGGCGCTGGCGCGGCAGGTTCCCGGTCTGCAGCGCTGGGTGCGGAGGCTGGAGGGTGAGCTGCGGCGCTACAG GTCAGAGGGCACACAGCTCCCAACCTCAGCACCAGCCAGCCCAGAGCCAGAATCCAGGAGTAGTGAACCTGAGGATGGAGGGACCAGAGGCCCAGAACTCCCACCAGAGGGAGCCTGGGGGTCAGATGGCAGCTCTGGAAGCAGAGCCCTGGACCAAG CCCGTGCTTCTCCAGCAGTGGACGAGCAGCTGTTCCGCTCGGTGGAGGGCCAGGCTGCCTCTGACGAGGAGGACAACGACAAGAAGTGGTGGGAGGAGCAGCAGCCAGCAGCCGAGATCCAGACCCTGCTGGCTCGCCTTTCCAGCAGCGGGAGTGG CTGTGATGACCAGACGGCCAAGAAACTCCTAACTTACTGCAGCCACTTCAGCAGTGCCGACCATGCCCGTGCCCTGGGGGAGCTGGAAGCCCGTGTCGCCATGCTGGTGGAGCAGTTGGGGACCCAAGGCTGCAGTGGGAAGACCCTAGGAACACCTGGGGAGGAG GCAGAGCTGCAACAGAAGGTGGACGAGAATGAGCACCTGAGGCTGGAGCTGCAGATGGTGGAGGCAGAGAGAGTGCGGCTGTCTCTGCTGGAGGAGAAGCTGGTGGACGTGCTACAGCTCCTGCAGAGGCTCCGGGACCTG GCAGCAGAATTTCAGCAGTGCCAGCCTGTGCCCAGTGAAATCAAGAGGACCAAGGCTGGCTCCTGCCTCAAAGGGCCTCACAGGCTGACAGGGAGACTGTCAGGTGATGAGCCTGTGCTCACTAGCCTCACAGGCACTACCGGGCAGGGCTCAG AGGGAACATCTGGGCCCTGGCCATCCTGGATGCCTTGCACCAAGCTCTGGCTGGCTGTGAGCTCTTGCAGAAAGAACCATCGGTGCCAGCCTCTGCAGGTCCTGCACTCACCAACTCCCTTCTCATTTCCTGCTGAGGTCGCTGGCCCAGCCTGTGGACACCCTGGTCAGCCTGGCCACCATCAGACCAGCCTCTAG
- the EFCC1 gene encoding EF-hand and coiled-coil domain-containing protein 1 isoform X8: MELSGPGAEAGVEGAAGDPYQRPARRTQWLLSALAHHYGLDRGVENEIVVLATGLDQYLQEVFHHLDCRGAGRLPRADFRALCAVLGLRADGASATEEAAVDTPVEDTNSRDVIAQDAAAGVDTDDDAEEEARLALRAEPPELTFRQFHARLCGYFGTCAGPRLPRGALSEHIETQIRLRRPRRRRRAPRTPSPDSGQDSERLARLEEENSSLRELVEDLRAALQSSDARCLALQVGLWKSQAGSQEAARSGPEAAARELRQARGALAAAQAHAVRLRRGQAEVRRRAEEARQAVLRSLGRVRELEALARQVPGLQRWVRRLEGELRRYRSEGTQLPTSAPASPEPESRSSEPEDGGTRGPELPPEGAWGSDGSSGSRALDQARASPAVDEQLFRSVEGQAASDEEDNDKKWWEEQQPAAEIQTLLARLSSSGSGCDDQTAKKLLTYCSHFSSADHARALGELEARVAMLVEQLGTQGCSGKTLGTPGEEAELQQKVDENEHLRLELQMVEAERVRLSLLEEKLVDVLQLLQRLRDLREHLGPGHPGCLAPSSGWL, encoded by the exons ATGGAGCTCAGCGGCCCGGGCGCGGAAGCCGGCGTGGAAGGCGCGGCGGGCGACCCGTACCAGAGACCCGCGCGGCGCACGCAGTGGCTGCTGAGCGCCCTGGCGCACCACTATGGGCTGGACCGCGGCGTAGAGAATGAGATCGTGGTGCTGGCCACCGGCCTGGACCAGTATCTGCAGGAGGTTTTTCACCACCTGGACTGTCGCGGCGCCGGCCGCCTGCCTCGTGCCGACTTCCGTGCGCTGTGCGCCGTGCTGGGGCTGCGGGCTGACGGAGCCTCTGCCACCGAGGAGGCCGCCGTGGATACGCCCGTCGAAGACACGAACTCCAGGGATGTGATCGCCCAGGACGCGGCCGCTGGGGTGGACACCGACGATGACGCGGAGGAAGAGGCACGCCTGGCACTGCGCGCCGAGCCGCCCGAGCTCACCTTCCGCCAGTTCCACGCGCGCCTGTGCGGCTACTTTGGCACCTGCGCGGGGCCGCGTCTGCCCCGCGGTGCTCTCAGCGAGCACATCGAGACACAGATCCGCCTGcgccgcccgcgccgccgccgtCGCGCTCCCCGCACGCCCAGCCCCGACAGCGGTCAGGATAGCGAGCGCCTGGCCAGGTTGGAGGAGGAAAACAGCAGTCTGCGCGAGCTGGTGGAGGACCTGAGGGCCGCGCTGCAGAGCAGTGACGCGCGCTGCCTTGCGCTGCAG GTCGGCCTCTGGAAAAGCCAGGCGGGCTCCCAGGAGGCGGCGCGCAGCGGGCCCGAAGCGGCGGCGCGGGAACTGCGGCAGGCGAGGGGCGCGCTGGCGGCGGCCCAGGCCCACGCTGTGCGGCTTCGCAGGGGCCAGGCCGAAGTGCGGAGGCGAGCGGAGGAGGCCCGGCAGGCTGTCCTGCGCAGCCTAGGGCGCGTGCGCGAGCTGGAGGCGCTGGCGCGGCAGGTTCCCGGTCTGCAGCGCTGGGTGCGGAGGCTGGAGGGTGAGCTGCGGCGCTACAG GTCAGAGGGCACACAGCTCCCAACCTCAGCACCAGCCAGCCCAGAGCCAGAATCCAGGAGTAGTGAACCTGAGGATGGAGGGACCAGAGGCCCAGAACTCCCACCAGAGGGAGCCTGGGGGTCAGATGGCAGCTCTGGAAGCAGAGCCCTGGACCAAG CCCGTGCTTCTCCAGCAGTGGACGAGCAGCTGTTCCGCTCGGTGGAGGGCCAGGCTGCCTCTGACGAGGAGGACAACGACAAGAAGTGGTGGGAGGAGCAGCAGCCAGCAGCCGAGATCCAGACCCTGCTGGCTCGCCTTTCCAGCAGCGGGAGTGG CTGTGATGACCAGACGGCCAAGAAACTCCTAACTTACTGCAGCCACTTCAGCAGTGCCGACCATGCCCGTGCCCTGGGGGAGCTGGAAGCCCGTGTCGCCATGCTGGTGGAGCAGTTGGGGACCCAAGGCTGCAGTGGGAAGACCCTAGGAACACCTGGGGAGGAG GCAGAGCTGCAACAGAAGGTGGACGAGAATGAGCACCTGAGGCTGGAGCTGCAGATGGTGGAGGCAGAGAGAGTGCGGCTGTCTCTGCTGGAGGAGAAGCTGGTGGACGTGCTACAGCTCCTGCAGAGGCTCCGGGACCTG AGGGAACATCTGGGCCCTGGCCATCCTGGATGCCTTGCACCAAGCTCTGGCTGGCTGTGA